The following proteins come from a genomic window of Gottfriedia acidiceleris:
- the mreC gene encoding rod shape-determining protein MreC, with protein sequence MKKIMIISVLIIILITSGYLFSKSNIFENYTNNISDVLKLKKENDYLNEKMSNETSLKANITEFNIENKELKMLKERLNKENQKYKTDVAIVTKSDFDTWNSFVEIDKGSKDGVKINTNVLSPKGLVGKIIEVSKYSSKVGDLNDLEYVILLLSKK encoded by the coding sequence ATGAAAAAAATAATGATTATTTCGGTGTTAATCATCATTCTTATCACAAGTGGGTATCTATTCTCAAAAAGCAACATATTCGAAAATTACACAAACAATATCAGTGATGTACTCAAATTAAAAAAAGAAAATGACTATTTAAATGAAAAGATGAGCAATGAAACATCTTTAAAAGCAAATATAACTGAATTTAATATCGAAAATAAAGAATTAAAAATGCTAAAAGAAAGGCTAAATAAAGAAAATCAAAAATACAAAACTGATGTAGCGATCGTTACAAAAAGTGACTTTGATACATGGAACAGCTTTGTTGAAATTGATAAAGGTTCTAAGGATGGAGTAAAGATAAATACAAATGTTTTGTCCCCAAAAGGCTTAGTAGGTAAAATAATCGAAGTCTCAAAGTATAGTTCAAAGGTAGGTGATTTAAACGACTTGGAGTACGTTATTTTATTGTTAAGTAAAAAATAA
- a CDS encoding VOC family protein, with the protein MGRLIHFEIHVDNMERAKKFYGEVFGWTFQDWSEYAGMAYFGAVTGNEDEMGINGALMQRQSAPPEANQPLNGYACTMGVENYDVTEAKIVENGGKVAMPKYALPGMAWQGYFIDTEGNIFGIHQPDANAK; encoded by the coding sequence ATGGGAAGATTAATTCATTTCGAAATTCATGTTGATAACATGGAACGTGCAAAGAAGTTTTATGGAGAGGTATTTGGTTGGACGTTTCAAGATTGGAGTGAATATGCAGGAATGGCATACTTTGGTGCAGTGACAGGCAATGAGGACGAAATGGGAATTAATGGTGCCTTAATGCAGCGTCAAAGTGCACCTCCTGAAGCAAACCAACCATTAAATGGATATGCATGTACCATGGGAGTAGAAAATTACGACGTCACGGAAGCTAAAATTGTTGAAAATGGTGGCAAAGTAGCAATGCCTAAATATGCACTGCCTGGAATGGCATGGCAAGGATACTTCATTGACACTGAAGGTAATATTTTTGGAATTCATCAACCTGATGCTAATGCAAAGTAA
- the mutT gene encoding 8-oxo-dGTP diphosphatase MutT, with protein sequence MKKQIKVVGAVIRNDQNQILCALRSHEMSMPNSWEFPGGKIEKNEKPEEALVREIQEELGCEISIADLVEDVIHEYPNIIVNLITFEAKIISGAPVANEHAKIEWKDISDLKELEWAQADLPTVEKLIR encoded by the coding sequence ATGAAAAAACAAATTAAAGTAGTCGGAGCTGTTATACGAAACGATCAAAACCAAATACTATGTGCCTTACGTTCACATGAAATGAGCATGCCAAATAGCTGGGAATTTCCAGGAGGAAAAATTGAAAAGAACGAGAAACCTGAAGAGGCGTTGGTTCGTGAAATACAAGAAGAATTAGGCTGCGAAATATCTATAGCTGATTTAGTTGAAGACGTCATTCATGAGTATCCAAATATAATAGTAAATTTGATAACATTCGAAGCCAAGATTATAAGCGGTGCGCCAGTAGCTAATGAGCATGCGAAGATCGAATGGAAAGATATTTCTGATTTAAAAGAACTTGAGTGGGCACAAGCTGACCTTCCTACGGTTGAGAAATTGATTAGATAA